One genomic segment of [Phormidium] sp. ETS-05 includes these proteins:
- a CDS encoding polysaccharide biosynthesis tyrosine autokinase: MDCTVSPWQSRLLRLVTEGNVSTVETHITPRKSYRDEFLPVDPVSMPERGTDLSDVGRTLRKRWPSAAAVATAVFAGVSFSTVTQTPDYQSETLILLDKKTGVSIAPTVPLADGYTAKDLSTEIQILQSRSLVSKAVAQLESAYSNLSVEDVVRNLSIRQAGDADVLIVSYTDTDPERAKAVLEALGDTYVDYSLERQRSEATNAIGFIKEQLPEAQKELNQSASAIREFREKNGIVDPDTHATQVVGIKQSLEEQARSVEIALNRTQRKYQELRLQVSKAGQNPDIALPTAILSQDTVYQQLATQLKEIEAKYTEESSRFYDTHPVVQNLLRQRESMRQLLQYRSQRVLGSAVGQVDITDISGYGKIQQDLAAQLLEVETELAAQNSQLQSIRLAQAEVENNFEKIPLLQQAYADLEREFKVKSEAVNRFLEKLQELQISEAQEIAPWQILEPPYLPENPVSPNIKRNLLLGLIAGGLLGIGAAILLERTDQRVKGVEEAKELTGLPTLALVPRVSAPVIESYRGQNGEAIRYGSAFTEAVRSLGLNLRYLGAKDEVKTLAFTSSTPSEGKSTLTYNLARVLAELGHRVLLVDADMRKPTIHQMIKQPNALGLSSAIATDRPWRQLIHADDSGKLHIMTSGPMPPNPVVLLESQKMSELLQEWRQVYDYVLLDTTPILGVTDAQSVATKVDSVVFVAAIERATRSTVFQSMEILARTRCHVAGLVVNMVDSEHESYYYSYYYSPYGGANGNGNGNGNGHNGNGHNGNGHNGNGQMDDAISRTQDILNDLFRRN, translated from the coding sequence ATGGACTGCACGGTGTCTCCGTGGCAGTCACGTCTGCTAAGGCTTGTTACAGAGGGGAATGTCAGCACTGTGGAAACTCATATCACCCCGAGAAAATCTTACCGAGATGAATTCCTGCCGGTTGACCCCGTGAGTATGCCGGAACGTGGGACGGACTTATCCGATGTGGGGCGGACCCTGCGGAAACGCTGGCCATCGGCAGCGGCGGTGGCGACGGCGGTTTTTGCTGGGGTCAGTTTTTCTACGGTGACACAAACCCCCGATTATCAGTCCGAAACTTTAATTTTACTGGATAAAAAAACTGGGGTCTCGATCGCGCCGACTGTGCCGCTGGCAGATGGATATACGGCGAAAGACCTATCTACAGAAATCCAGATTCTTCAGAGCCGCTCCCTGGTGTCAAAAGCGGTGGCTCAGTTGGAGAGTGCCTACAGCAATCTATCTGTGGAAGATGTGGTACGCAATCTGTCTATCCGGCAAGCGGGGGATGCGGATGTGCTGATTGTTTCCTACACCGATACAGACCCGGAAAGAGCTAAGGCGGTGCTGGAGGCGCTGGGTGATACTTACGTTGACTATAGCTTGGAGCGGCAGCGATCGGAGGCCACCAATGCCATCGGCTTTATCAAAGAACAACTGCCCGAAGCCCAAAAAGAACTAAATCAATCCGCCTCAGCGATTAGGGAATTTCGGGAGAAAAATGGCATCGTTGACCCAGATACCCACGCCACCCAAGTAGTAGGCATTAAGCAATCTTTAGAAGAACAAGCCCGGTCAGTGGAGATTGCCCTCAACCGCACCCAGCGCAAGTATCAAGAGCTGCGGCTACAGGTGTCGAAGGCGGGGCAAAATCCTGATATTGCCTTGCCTACAGCGATTCTCAGCCAAGATACAGTATATCAGCAACTAGCCACCCAATTAAAAGAAATCGAAGCCAAATATACCGAAGAAAGCAGCCGCTTTTACGATACCCACCCGGTAGTCCAAAATTTGCTCCGCCAGCGGGAAAGTATGCGGCAATTGCTCCAGTATCGCAGTCAGCGGGTGCTGGGCAGTGCCGTGGGGCAAGTGGATATTACCGATATATCCGGTTACGGCAAAATTCAGCAGGATTTGGCCGCGCAGTTGCTAGAAGTGGAAACAGAACTAGCCGCCCAGAATAGTCAGTTGCAAAGCATCCGTCTGGCACAGGCGGAGGTAGAAAATAATTTTGAAAAAATTCCGCTATTACAGCAGGCTTATGCTGATTTAGAGCGGGAATTCAAGGTCAAATCTGAGGCGGTGAATCGGTTTTTGGAAAAACTGCAAGAGCTGCAAATTTCCGAGGCGCAGGAAATTGCCCCCTGGCAAATTTTGGAGCCTCCTTATTTGCCAGAAAATCCCGTTTCCCCGAATATCAAGCGGAATTTGCTGCTGGGTTTGATTGCTGGTGGTTTGCTGGGGATAGGAGCAGCCATACTCCTGGAACGGACCGACCAGCGGGTGAAGGGGGTGGAGGAAGCCAAGGAGTTGACTGGTTTGCCGACATTGGCTTTGGTCCCCAGGGTCAGCGCCCCCGTCATCGAGTCTTATCGCGGGCAAAATGGGGAAGCCATCCGCTACGGTTCGGCGTTTACGGAGGCGGTCCGGTCTTTGGGGCTGAATTTGCGCTATTTGGGTGCTAAGGATGAGGTGAAGACTCTGGCGTTTACTTCTTCGACGCCTTCGGAGGGGAAGAGTACGCTCACCTATAATTTGGCGCGGGTGTTGGCGGAGTTGGGTCATCGGGTGTTGTTGGTGGATGCGGATATGCGCAAACCTACGATTCACCAGATGATTAAGCAGCCGAATGCTCTGGGTTTGAGTAGCGCGATCGCCACGGACCGGCCCTGGCGGCAGCTCATCCATGCGGATGATTCCGGCAAGCTGCATATTATGACTTCTGGTCCGATGCCACCCAATCCCGTGGTGTTGCTCGAATCCCAGAAAATGTCAGAATTGCTGCAGGAGTGGCGCCAGGTTTATGATTATGTGTTGCTGGATACTACCCCAATTTTGGGGGTGACGGACGCCCAGAGTGTGGCGACGAAGGTGGATAGTGTGGTGTTTGTGGCGGCGATCGAGCGAGCCACCCGGTCCACCGTCTTCCAGTCGATGGAAATCCTCGCTCGCACCCGCTGCCACGTCGCCGGATTGGTAGTCAACATGGTAGATTCAGAACACGAAAGCTACTACTACTCCTACTACTATTCCCCATACGGTGGAGCCAATGGCAACGGCAACGGTAATGGCAACGGTCACAACGGCAACGGTCACAACGGCAACGGTCACAACGGCAACGGCCAAATGGATGACGCCATTTCCCGCACCCAAGACATTTTAAACGACCTGTTCCGGCGGAACTAA
- a CDS encoding Tudor-knot domain-containing protein produces the protein MGKSIIQLVDELPADNITVKVLKALDYLAPGEWNNLVGFDNTIRAVTGETDPKVIQRLRDRAVSLYFDPKKGYEAAVTVYQTIDKADAAMGAAAMANKIGEKISFLSFLGNITPKADVTQTIDLLLKIAVEIIAFCKLNGIPQPNPQQFAAALANNYQDAALMRMVALVCIDGLLPLGPDFLSKIQTIISGTDPNTVAANPVFSAVSSSLPGNSTSDKFGFITQAFSSVQGWMNGLVAKTGLTPQSIFNSVGKFIQVADDNLDFVAAFLDQTTNYYEHTGIQTVARRVILDAYDAVKAEMQQEGATSSPSSSASGTSETGSYTVGQTVEVWDGEDEDWYQATIQKVKAKEYYVHYVGYGSSDDEWVDEDDVRSRDFATTDDNGYAVGQKVKIWDDDEEEWYSAIIKEIRRKQYYIHYIGYDDSDDEWVDSDDIS, from the coding sequence ATGGGTAAGTCGATTATTCAGTTGGTTGACGAGTTACCGGCAGATAATATTACTGTCAAAGTTTTAAAGGCTTTGGACTATCTGGCCCCCGGTGAGTGGAATAACTTAGTAGGTTTTGACAATACCATTAGAGCGGTGACGGGGGAAACGGACCCCAAGGTAATCCAGCGATTGCGCGATCGAGCCGTATCACTATACTTCGACCCGAAAAAAGGGTACGAAGCAGCCGTCACCGTCTATCAAACCATTGATAAAGCTGACGCCGCAATGGGAGCAGCGGCGATGGCCAACAAAATTGGCGAAAAAATCAGCTTTCTCTCGTTTTTAGGCAACATCACCCCCAAAGCAGACGTTACCCAAACCATTGATTTACTGCTGAAAATCGCTGTTGAAATCATCGCCTTCTGCAAACTAAACGGCATTCCCCAACCAAACCCGCAGCAGTTCGCCGCCGCCCTAGCCAACAACTATCAAGATGCCGCCTTGATGCGGATGGTGGCGCTAGTTTGTATTGACGGTTTGCTACCATTAGGCCCGGATTTTCTCAGCAAAATTCAAACCATTATCAGCGGCACAGACCCCAACACAGTAGCAGCAAACCCGGTATTTTCCGCCGTCAGTAGCTCTTTGCCCGGAAACAGCACCTCAGATAAATTTGGGTTTATCACCCAGGCATTTAGTTCCGTTCAAGGGTGGATGAATGGCTTGGTAGCCAAAACCGGCTTAACTCCGCAATCGATTTTTAACAGTGTCGGCAAGTTTATTCAGGTTGCTGATGATAACTTAGACTTCGTGGCGGCATTTCTCGACCAAACCACCAACTACTACGAGCATACGGGAATTCAGACCGTAGCCCGCCGCGTGATTTTGGATGCCTACGATGCTGTGAAAGCCGAAATGCAGCAAGAAGGGGCAACCTCCAGCCCTAGTAGTTCAGCTTCCGGGACTTCTGAGACAGGCAGTTACACTGTAGGTCAAACTGTAGAAGTCTGGGACGGGGAAGATGAGGACTGGTATCAGGCGACGATTCAAAAAGTCAAAGCCAAGGAATACTATGTCCATTATGTAGGTTATGGCTCGTCGGATGATGAGTGGGTGGATGAAGATGACGTGCGCTCCCGGGACTTTGCGACCACGGATGATAACGGATATGCGGTCGGTCAGAAGGTAAAAATCTGGGATGATGATGAGGAGGAATGGTATTCGGCGATAATTAAGGAAATCCGACGCAAGCAATATTACATCCATTACATCGGTTACGATGACTCGGATGATGAGTGGGTGGATAGTGATGATATCAGCTAG
- the rfbF gene encoding glucose-1-phosphate cytidylyltransferase — translation MADNSQKIPVAILCGGKGTRLREETEFRPKPMIMVGDKPMIWHIMKTYAHYGFTDFMLCLGYKGEMIREYFYNYDWNHSDVLLELGSKKATKLRNGHHEENWRIWLIDTGAETLTGGRLKRLAAHLDDIGSDIFMATYGDGVANVNVAEVLEFHRSHGKLATVTAVRPASRFGELMIEDDLVRSFKEKPQTSEGWINGGYFVLHRKVLDLIASDETIFEAEPLRTLSEMGELAVYQHHGFWQCMDTYRELELLNELHNSGKALWQVWQ, via the coding sequence ATGGCAGATAATTCGCAAAAAATACCCGTTGCTATCTTATGCGGCGGCAAGGGAACTCGCCTCAGAGAAGAAACCGAATTTCGCCCCAAACCCATGATTATGGTAGGGGATAAACCCATGATTTGGCACATTATGAAAACCTACGCCCATTATGGGTTTACCGATTTCATGCTGTGCCTTGGCTACAAAGGCGAAATGATTAGAGAATATTTTTATAACTACGACTGGAATCACAGCGATGTTTTATTAGAATTGGGCAGCAAAAAAGCCACCAAGCTCCGCAACGGACACCACGAAGAAAACTGGCGAATTTGGTTAATTGATACGGGCGCCGAAACCCTCACCGGTGGTAGGCTGAAGCGTCTAGCCGCTCACTTAGATGATATCGGTAGCGATATATTTATGGCTACCTACGGCGATGGCGTCGCTAACGTCAACGTTGCTGAAGTCCTAGAATTCCACCGCAGTCACGGCAAACTCGCCACTGTCACCGCCGTGCGTCCCGCTTCCCGATTCGGCGAGCTGATGATTGAAGATGACTTAGTGAGAAGTTTCAAAGAAAAACCCCAAACCAGTGAAGGTTGGATTAATGGCGGCTATTTCGTTTTACATCGCAAAGTTTTAGATTTAATCGCCAGTGATGAGACAATTTTTGAAGCAGAACCCCTGCGAACCTTATCAGAAATGGGTGAATTAGCAGTTTACCAGCATCACGGTTTCTGGCAGTGCATGGACACTTACCGGGAATTAGAGCTGTTAAACGAATTACATAACTCTGGAAAAGCACTGTGGCAGGTTTGGCAATGA
- a CDS encoding ATP-binding protein, whose translation MLNQQPSSFHRGRWGQDYPAHPDTGKNLWLANLSEAAIMVLDIKGRIVNWNQGATHLYGWSALEVLGQDAHTLLDNSSKTTRQKMIKQLLKQGYWRGVLIQRKRDIPDIASSEAFASKRSLANRQGGIANRQVSEAIVASNWTVQSDAQGKPIAYLVVNIDITDQYSTSTPMGLNPEWGSYVAIEGGERAPVVLSDSQIPGLEGLAELASHIPCAIYRYSVDASDNADLTVRTVEFITDGIEQISGYPATALIRNQQHRYTNLIHPEDRSHVDEAIGQAILKGEPFALEYRLLDSCGRVKWVLEQGRGICNSAGQLRWIDGAILEKTTCQQHPKQLGNSEQQMENYLERMADAFFALDRDWRFTYVNSSAEKILLKNRDSLIGRQIWDEFPRLGNATFGKECHRAASDRVMVKFEGFEPSFGIWYSVRIYPEAEGLEVYFQDVTYRQHLELVAWERSSVEATRLDRLAAFNAAMGVIFSKPEPLSEFLQQSATAIVEYLEVTSVAIWLLNPNTDILELTAAAGHPFRWETFPKRVKRGQSVIGSVAENRLLVTGKISSFSQSLEELTSDGCGLKANFAAHPLIVGELLVGVMAIYSAEFLPESVQSLLGWLASGMALAVDRAWTREALLERREGLLFRLASQIRNSLDLDTILETAVQEIRSLLQVDRCHFIWYFPHAQAPMLAVSHEARSPELPSMVCEYPPEKSIHLAARIKNLQLLRIDDINAPNDLDELTRKLIADMGITSVLLLPLETRAGQLGAVVCSHSRGRKPWSDAEVEMLQAVVDQLALAIDQAELYAQTHAAALAAQTQAQQLSEALHNLKQTQSQLIQTEKMSSLGQMVAGIAHEINNPVNFITGNLVHAKNYTQDLLEIIELYQHHYPQPVAEIQEAAEDMDLDFLIGDLPKILASMEIGADRIRQIVLSLRNFSRLDESEMKPVDIHEGIDNTLLILHNRCKPKGKDPAIEIVKNYAVLPKVECYAGQLNQVFMNILANAIDALENQPAPRTITVSTEVAATDDTGKPSQVTISIRDNGPGMTEDVKKRLFDPFFTTKPVGKGTGLGMSISYKIIVDKHGGTIECNSEPGNGTEFRIQIPIKQSGFAPLTRKT comes from the coding sequence ATGTTGAACCAACAGCCAAGTAGCTTCCATCGGGGACGTTGGGGGCAAGATTATCCGGCACATCCAGATACAGGAAAAAACCTGTGGCTGGCAAATCTGAGCGAAGCGGCAATTATGGTGCTTGATATCAAAGGGCGAATTGTAAATTGGAATCAGGGAGCCACTCATCTATACGGATGGTCGGCGCTGGAGGTTTTGGGACAGGATGCCCACACCCTGCTTGATAACAGTAGTAAAACTACTCGGCAAAAAATGATTAAGCAGTTACTCAAACAGGGTTACTGGCGGGGGGTGCTGATACAACGGAAGCGGGACATACCAGACATCGCCTCATCAGAAGCATTTGCCTCTAAGCGATCTTTGGCGAACCGTCAGGGAGGCATTGCGAACCGACAAGTCAGCGAAGCTATCGTTGCCAGTAACTGGACAGTGCAATCGGATGCTCAAGGGAAACCTATAGCCTACTTGGTGGTTAATATAGATATCACAGATCAATATAGTACCTCGACACCTATGGGGCTGAATCCTGAATGGGGCTCCTATGTCGCTATCGAGGGCGGGGAAAGGGCACCTGTGGTGCTGTCCGACAGTCAGATACCTGGCCTGGAAGGCTTGGCAGAGCTGGCATCCCACATCCCTTGTGCTATCTACCGCTATAGTGTGGATGCCTCGGACAACGCCGACCTGACGGTGCGCACCGTAGAATTTATCACCGACGGCATCGAGCAGATATCTGGCTATCCCGCCACAGCCTTGATTCGGAACCAGCAGCACCGTTATACTAACCTGATTCATCCCGAAGATCGCTCCCACGTAGATGAAGCCATTGGACAGGCTATATTAAAAGGAGAACCTTTTGCCTTGGAATACCGACTGCTGGATTCTTGTGGCCGGGTCAAATGGGTTTTGGAACAGGGGCGGGGAATATGCAATAGTGCCGGACAGTTACGGTGGATTGATGGGGCGATTTTGGAGAAGACGACTTGCCAACAACACCCCAAACAGTTGGGGAACTCCGAGCAACAGATGGAGAACTATCTTGAAAGAATGGCCGATGCCTTCTTTGCCCTCGATCGGGATTGGCGCTTCACCTATGTCAACAGTAGCGCTGAGAAAATTTTGTTGAAAAACCGGGATAGCTTAATCGGTCGCCAAATTTGGGATGAGTTTCCCCGTTTGGGGAATGCGACCTTTGGTAAAGAGTGCCACCGCGCCGCATCCGATCGGGTGATGGTGAAGTTTGAAGGATTTGAGCCCAGTTTTGGGATCTGGTACTCGGTGCGGATTTATCCCGAGGCAGAAGGTTTAGAGGTATATTTTCAGGATGTGACTTACCGGCAACACTTGGAGCTGGTAGCCTGGGAACGTAGCAGCGTGGAAGCCACCCGCCTCGATCGCCTTGCGGCGTTCAATGCGGCAATGGGTGTCATCTTCAGCAAACCGGAACCCCTATCAGAGTTTCTGCAGCAAAGCGCCACCGCCATTGTCGAATATCTAGAAGTCACATCCGTGGCCATTTGGCTGCTCAATCCCAATACTGATATCCTGGAATTGACCGCCGCCGCAGGGCATCCCTTCCGCTGGGAAACTTTCCCCAAGCGAGTGAAGCGCGGCCAATCGGTCATTGGTAGCGTTGCGGAAAATCGCCTCCTGGTGACTGGGAAAATCTCTTCGTTTAGCCAGTCCCTGGAAGAATTAACCAGTGATGGCTGTGGCTTGAAAGCCAATTTTGCTGCCCATCCCCTGATCGTTGGTGAGCTGTTGGTAGGGGTAATGGCCATCTACAGCGCCGAGTTTTTGCCTGAGTCGGTGCAGAGCCTGTTGGGGTGGCTCGCCAGTGGGATGGCGTTGGCGGTCGATCGGGCTTGGACTCGTGAAGCTTTGCTGGAACGCCGGGAGGGACTGCTATTCCGTCTGGCCAGTCAGATTAGAAATTCTCTGGATTTGGATACGATTCTAGAAACTGCTGTCCAAGAAATCCGCAGCTTGTTGCAGGTTGACCGGTGTCATTTTATCTGGTATTTCCCTCACGCTCAAGCGCCGATGCTGGCGGTGAGTCACGAAGCGCGATCGCCGGAACTCCCCAGTATGGTTTGCGAGTACCCACCGGAAAAAAGTATCCACCTAGCAGCCAGAATCAAAAATCTGCAACTGCTGCGCATTGATGATATTAATGCTCCCAACGATCTCGACGAGCTGACTCGGAAGCTGATCGCTGATATGGGGATCACATCCGTGCTACTCCTACCTTTGGAAACTCGGGCTGGTCAGCTCGGAGCCGTGGTTTGCAGCCACTCTCGCGGTCGAAAACCTTGGAGCGATGCGGAAGTGGAAATGCTCCAGGCGGTGGTGGACCAGCTTGCTCTGGCGATCGACCAAGCGGAACTATACGCTCAAACCCACGCCGCCGCTCTGGCAGCTCAAACCCAAGCCCAGCAACTGAGCGAAGCTCTCCACAACCTGAAGCAAACCCAATCTCAGCTCATTCAAACGGAAAAAATGTCTAGTTTGGGGCAGATGGTGGCGGGTATTGCCCATGAAATCAATAACCCGGTCAACTTTATTACTGGCAACCTGGTTCACGCCAAAAATTATACTCAGGACCTGCTGGAAATCATCGAGCTTTATCAACACCACTATCCGCAGCCAGTGGCGGAAATTCAAGAAGCTGCCGAAGACATGGACCTGGATTTTCTCATCGGTGACTTGCCCAAAATTCTCGCCTCGATGGAAATAGGAGCCGATCGCATCCGCCAGATTGTCCTGAGTTTGCGCAACTTCTCCCGCCTCGACGAATCGGAAATGAAGCCGGTAGATATTCACGAAGGCATAGACAACACCCTCCTGATTTTGCACAACCGCTGCAAACCCAAGGGCAAGGACCCGGCGATTGAAATCGTGAAAAACTACGCGGTCCTGCCCAAGGTGGAGTGCTACGCGGGTCAGCTCAACCAGGTATTTATGAACATCCTCGCCAATGCTATAGATGCTTTGGAAAATCAACCCGCACCCCGCACCATCACCGTCAGCACCGAAGTCGCCGCCACCGACGACACCGGTAAACCCTCCCAAGTCACCATTTCTATCCGCGATAACGGACCGGGAATGACCGAAGATGTGAAAAAGCGCCTCTTTGACCCCTTCTTTACCACCAAACCTGTGGGTAAAGGCACCGGTCTGGGGATGTCCATCAGCTATAAAATTATTGTGGACAAACACGGCGGCACGATCGAGTGCAACTCCGAACCCGGAAACGGCACCGAGTTCCGCATCCAGATACCTATCAAGCAGTCCGGTTTTGCCCCCTTAACTCGCAAAACCTAG
- a CDS encoding GDP-mannose 4,6-dehydratase encodes MNSFWQDRSVLVTGCTGLLGSWMVQELVSRGANVVGLVRDWVPQSRLFTEDLSHKITTVYGQIEDLATLERAINEHEIDTVFHLAAQTIVGVANREPLGTFEANIKGTWNILEACRRVGGVSRIIVASSDKAYGDQDILPYDETTPLQGEHPYDVSKSCADLIARTYFVTYGLPVCVTRCGNFYGGGDLNFNRIVPGTIRSVLRGESPIIRSDGTYIRDYFYVKDGVLAYLHLAEQMNRPEILGEAFNFSNELQITVLDLVQKIVRLMGEKKLEPLILNQARHEIKHQYLSAEKARQMLHWKSRYSLETALLETIDWYQEFLAPITPAVLAGAV; translated from the coding sequence ATGAACTCATTTTGGCAAGATAGGTCAGTTTTAGTCACCGGCTGCACCGGACTGTTGGGCAGTTGGATGGTTCAAGAATTAGTCAGCCGAGGCGCTAATGTAGTGGGATTAGTGCGGGACTGGGTGCCCCAGTCCAGATTATTTACCGAAGATTTATCCCACAAAATTACCACAGTTTACGGTCAAATTGAAGACTTAGCTACCCTAGAGCGAGCCATCAACGAGCATGAAATCGATACTGTATTTCATCTCGCCGCTCAAACCATTGTCGGCGTAGCCAATCGAGAACCCCTGGGAACGTTTGAAGCGAATATTAAGGGCACTTGGAACATCCTAGAAGCCTGTAGGCGAGTGGGTGGTGTCAGTCGCATTATCGTGGCATCCAGCGATAAAGCCTATGGCGACCAAGACATTTTACCTTATGATGAAACCACGCCTTTACAGGGAGAGCATCCTTACGATGTTTCTAAAAGTTGCGCTGATTTGATTGCTCGCACTTATTTTGTCACCTATGGTTTGCCAGTGTGCGTCACCCGCTGCGGCAACTTTTACGGTGGTGGCGATTTAAATTTTAACCGCATTGTTCCCGGTACGATTCGCTCCGTACTGCGGGGAGAAAGTCCAATAATTAGAAGTGACGGCACCTACATCAGAGATTATTTTTACGTGAAAGATGGGGTATTAGCTTACCTACACTTAGCGGAGCAGATGAACCGCCCCGAAATTTTAGGCGAAGCGTTTAATTTCAGCAACGAGCTGCAAATTACGGTTTTAGACTTGGTGCAAAAGATTGTCCGCTTGATGGGAGAAAAGAAGCTAGAGCCTCTGATTCTCAACCAAGCTCGTCACGAAATTAAGCATCAATACTTATCCGCAGAAAAAGCGCGCCAGATGCTCCACTGGAAATCCAGATATTCCCTAGAAACCGCGTTGCTAGAAACTATTGATTGGTATCAAGAGTTTTTGGCTCCCATTACTCCTGCAGTATTAGCTGGTGCTGTTTAA
- a CDS encoding GDP-mannose 4,6-dehydratase: MKKALICGISGQDGAYLSQLLLEKNYEVCGTSRDAQMSSFGNLNRLGIAEHVKLESMSLTDFRSVLQVLNKIQPNEIYNLAGQSSVGLSFEQPVETLDSIATGTLNLLEAIRFIGAPIKLYNAGSSECFGDTGEGSAIETSPFRPRSPYAVAKAAAFWEVANYREAYGLFACSGILFNHESTLRPQRFVTQKIAAAAAKIARGDQQKLYLGNTDIKRDWGWAPEYVEAMYLMLQQDKPDDYVICTGESNKLEDFVAAAFACVNLDWREHVVIDKSLYRPTDIAVGRGHPAKAREVLGWQAKSKMQDVVRMMVEARIADGY, translated from the coding sequence ATGAAAAAAGCCCTAATTTGCGGCATATCCGGGCAAGACGGAGCCTACCTATCCCAGCTACTACTAGAAAAAAACTACGAAGTTTGTGGCACATCCCGAGACGCCCAAATGTCATCATTTGGCAATCTCAACCGCTTAGGTATCGCCGAACACGTCAAACTCGAATCCATGTCCCTGACCGACTTTCGCAGCGTCTTGCAAGTCCTCAACAAAATTCAGCCAAACGAAATTTACAACTTAGCCGGTCAGAGTTCCGTTGGTTTATCCTTCGAGCAACCCGTAGAAACCCTCGACAGCATCGCCACTGGGACACTCAACTTATTAGAGGCAATTCGCTTTATCGGCGCCCCCATCAAACTTTACAACGCAGGCTCCAGCGAATGCTTTGGCGATACCGGCGAAGGTTCCGCCATAGAAACCAGCCCCTTTCGCCCCAGAAGTCCCTACGCCGTCGCCAAAGCCGCCGCCTTCTGGGAAGTAGCCAACTACCGAGAAGCCTACGGTTTATTTGCCTGTTCCGGCATTTTATTCAACCACGAATCAACCCTAAGACCCCAGCGATTTGTCACCCAAAAAATTGCCGCCGCCGCCGCCAAAATTGCCCGAGGCGACCAACAAAAACTCTATCTAGGCAATACAGATATCAAGCGCGATTGGGGCTGGGCGCCAGAATACGTAGAAGCCATGTATTTAATGCTACAACAAGACAAGCCCGATGATTATGTCATTTGCACCGGAGAAAGCAACAAATTAGAAGACTTTGTGGCAGCGGCGTTTGCTTGTGTCAACTTAGACTGGCGGGAACATGTAGTAATCGATAAAAGTCTATATCGCCCCACAGATATCGCCGTCGGTAGAGGTCATCCCGCCAAAGCCAGGGAAGTCTTAGGCTGGCAAGCCAAATCAAAAATGCAAGATGTGGTAAGGATGATGGTAGAAGCAAGAATAGCAGACGGTTACTAG